A genome region from Acidobacteriota bacterium includes the following:
- a CDS encoding serine hydrolase encodes MADSLWEVAMVKRIVLLVIVQIALGEGSVHAAQDEQSLSTEAAASRHATYRHDSWPEFVHRWRVMNGAGLRLVDLEVVVEDGRSTYAGVWKPGNDGYYLLRYDNWSNFVARWRELGQQGFRLIDTERVFHGGRFWYYGVWRSGQGPYALYRYGSWSAFTQKWQELNRRGFRLADIDVSERNGQVIYLGVWRGGGNDQSLFGFSSWSAFVSKWRNLTRDGYQLVDMDVTRRSDSTIHYVGVWHRGPQRALWRTFSWQSFRRKWAELAERGQVLVDLEVTYVGNARYQYLGTFGPAPNVTRDGPSLKRMAQELEALVAGDVVGMSYAFSQHGQLAFAGSIGLAQRSPDPEVPMSSQLRSTIGSVTKTVSAVALYQLLDQNGLTVDSKVGPWLPVDWERGPGFGNGPSDLSFKHLLTHTSGIGVRDADHRWDGLRSLVGVGLEPGADRSYSNLNYAFLRLLIPMLWRAVDGPSGEVTSENFGERYLEYLNSRIIAPEGMPFVGCWPLEGAPPVLSYPSVESSERGVLRSAPPARCGGQGGLHMSAQELTRYADAFRYSRSVMSSEHQEVMDGDLAGWNGRVLVEGGGTAYSHGGVRSPGTRTCMMKLPYGITASVIFNSPPPQDKCRLLRKSFNQALAAD; translated from the coding sequence TTGGCCGACTCTCTTTGGGAGGTCGCAATGGTTAAACGTATTGTGTTGCTTGTGATCGTACAGATAGCACTAGGGGAGGGCAGCGTCCATGCCGCCCAGGACGAACAATCCCTCAGCACAGAGGCAGCGGCTAGTCGGCATGCTACCTATCGTCACGATTCCTGGCCTGAGTTCGTGCACCGTTGGCGTGTCATGAACGGCGCGGGCTTGCGCCTAGTGGATCTTGAGGTGGTGGTGGAGGATGGTCGATCGACGTATGCGGGAGTGTGGAAGCCTGGTAACGATGGCTACTACCTTCTTCGCTATGACAACTGGTCCAATTTCGTGGCTCGCTGGAGAGAACTCGGCCAGCAAGGCTTTCGCTTGATCGACACCGAGAGGGTTTTCCATGGGGGTCGATTCTGGTACTACGGTGTATGGCGTTCCGGACAAGGTCCCTACGCGCTCTATCGGTACGGTTCATGGTCCGCTTTCACCCAAAAATGGCAGGAGCTGAATCGCCGAGGCTTCCGCTTGGCCGATATCGATGTGAGTGAGCGCAATGGCCAAGTTATCTATCTCGGAGTCTGGCGCGGAGGTGGGAATGACCAATCCCTCTTTGGATTCTCCTCGTGGAGTGCGTTCGTCTCAAAGTGGCGAAATTTGACGCGTGATGGATATCAATTGGTAGATATGGATGTGACTCGACGATCAGATTCAACCATTCACTATGTAGGTGTTTGGCACCGTGGCCCTCAGCGTGCGCTTTGGCGTACCTTTTCATGGCAGAGCTTCCGGCGTAAGTGGGCGGAGCTGGCTGAGAGAGGTCAGGTGCTCGTCGATCTCGAAGTGACCTATGTCGGTAACGCTCGATACCAATACCTGGGTACCTTTGGGCCCGCTCCCAATGTCACCCGCGACGGCCCAAGCTTGAAGCGAATGGCGCAAGAGCTAGAGGCGCTCGTTGCTGGAGATGTAGTTGGAATGTCCTATGCGTTCTCTCAACATGGCCAACTTGCGTTTGCTGGATCGATCGGTCTTGCTCAGCGATCTCCCGACCCTGAGGTGCCGATGAGCTCACAGTTGCGATCAACGATAGGCAGTGTCACAAAAACCGTCAGTGCAGTGGCTCTGTATCAGCTGCTGGATCAGAACGGTCTGACCGTGGACTCAAAAGTCGGTCCCTGGCTTCCAGTGGATTGGGAGCGGGGACCGGGTTTCGGCAATGGGCCCTCGGACTTGTCCTTCAAACACCTGCTCACGCACACATCGGGAATCGGAGTTCGGGATGCTGACCATCGATGGGATGGATTGCGCAGTTTGGTAGGAGTGGGGCTTGAGCCCGGAGCGGACCGCTCCTATAGCAATCTGAACTACGCCTTCTTGCGGCTGCTGATACCCATGTTATGGAGGGCGGTCGATGGACCTTCGGGAGAAGTGACGAGCGAAAACTTCGGTGAGAGGTATCTGGAGTATCTTAACTCACGGATTATAGCGCCCGAGGGTATGCCCTTTGTTGGCTGCTGGCCATTGGAGGGCGCTCCGCCGGTTCTTTCGTATCCGTCGGTTGAGTCGTCGGAGCGAGGAGTGCTCAGGTCGGCGCCTCCAGCACGTTGCGGTGGTCAGGGTGGCCTTCATATGTCTGCGCAAGAACTGACACGTTACGCAGATGCCTTCAGGTACTCGCGTTCTGTGATGAGTTCCGAACATCAAGAAGTAATGGATGGCGATCTGGCGGGATGGAACGGTCGAGTCTTGGTCGAAGGAGGAGGTACGGCCTACTCGCATGGCGGCGTTCGCTCGCCCGGAACTCGGACTTGCATGATGAAGTTGCCCTATGGGATCACAGCTTCAGTGATCTTCAATTCACCGCCTCCTCAGGACAAGTGCCGCCTGTTGCGGAAGTCCTTCAATCAGGCTCTCGCTGCGGACTGA
- a CDS encoding NapC/NirT family cytochrome c, protein MSATAWIGVMIALGVVVVALVTSRIHQPFDRRGKVAAFFALFLLPLVLAGAGVSAHLEHAKSTEFCLSCHVMEPYGESLQVADESYVPAAHFQNHWVPPERACFTCHTQYTMFGGFKAKMQGLQHVWVYYLGEVAEPIELYEPYQNRECLSCHGGARRFEAEELHAEIREELTSGETSCLDCHGPFHDVLEVADLPKWESPGGSR, encoded by the coding sequence GTGTCTGCCACCGCGTGGATCGGAGTGATGATCGCCCTGGGGGTGGTCGTGGTGGCGTTGGTGACCAGCCGGATCCACCAACCCTTCGACCGGCGCGGCAAGGTGGCGGCCTTCTTCGCCCTCTTTCTGTTGCCTCTGGTTCTGGCCGGGGCTGGGGTTTCCGCTCACCTGGAACACGCCAAGAGCACCGAGTTCTGTCTCTCTTGCCACGTCATGGAGCCCTACGGTGAGAGCCTGCAGGTCGCAGACGAGAGCTACGTGCCGGCGGCCCACTTTCAGAATCACTGGGTGCCACCGGAGCGCGCCTGTTTCACCTGCCACACGCAGTACACGATGTTCGGAGGCTTCAAGGCCAAGATGCAGGGCCTCCAGCACGTTTGGGTCTACTACCTCGGCGAAGTGGCCGAGCCCATCGAGCTGTACGAGCCCTACCAGAACCGCGAGTGTCTGAGTTGCCACGGCGGCGCGCGCCGTTTCGAGGCGGAGGAGCTCCACGCCGAGATCCGCGAGGAGCTGACCAGTGGCGAAACCTCCTGCCTCGATTGCCACGGGCCGTTCCACGACGTCCTCGAGGTCGCCGACCTGCCGAAATGGGAGAGTCCAGGAGGTAGTCGATGA
- a CDS encoding CHAT domain-containing protein, producing the protein MATPGNREEVVERFEALIRRFPDEPWLYYYLASTEWTSRTPRVPKHYSRAADLLQRRGDFDGEMDARRGRSTFLLDIGDAAESSAELERMKALVGPETSPENRAWVDIVEARFLVIADKSLDRAVDVLRRSEAYVRDSGTVDINLKRRWLNQAFTATYELGRYDEAKPLLDELVTASETAGSAQGRATAALFQTLFAITTNLPTSAVREAAVTNAERSLELSQAAGVAPLEARSLRLLGQLRGGDEGRRHFARCLELTRDSAGLARLRVDCLSALAVSEARDGDPNAWSRIVEAQQVVEGLDDDWPRLTLERAAARVLWLQGHRERGWNAGLKILDRLEELRDAQSGDSGRVGVLAARWEPYLWLAGELLAGRSETDRIELERAFQVIERMRGRVLLDSLAESRSERPQEPASLASVERELEEHEAMLSFQFSVERDVFGRSVGGSWVIVSTHDGSRAIRLEDRLKVEPPIGDLVRLKRLDEAPEVLQLLHGQLLAKALATLPAAVEHLILVLDGELHRIPFEALRASPDPSASLVNRFRISYQPSATLWLKWRTLPVEMKPPLSVLALADPMLPVSDPVPGLKGLRGRPDCRDLPPLLHAREEGRQVLKSLGMGRLWIGVDASEAALKAEPLSEHSLIHFAAHACTLPSRPEASAILLAAGDAQQDGHLRPADILELDNLPPMIVLAACRTADGRVVRGEGVMSLVRSFFEAGARVVVASQRDLPDYESSLIFSAVYRHLSEGLSVGEALQRVQRERIRAGAPSAGWGSLRVLGDADWVPFPGGISVPRESGHLEWILAIALALLAVGALVVLWRQRRARDR; encoded by the coding sequence ATGGCCACGCCGGGCAACCGGGAGGAGGTGGTCGAGCGGTTCGAAGCCTTGATTCGCCGCTTTCCCGACGAGCCGTGGCTGTACTACTACCTGGCGAGCACAGAATGGACTTCGCGAACGCCCAGAGTGCCCAAACACTATTCGCGGGCGGCGGATCTCCTCCAACGACGGGGAGACTTCGATGGCGAAATGGATGCTCGGCGCGGCCGCTCGACCTTTCTTCTCGACATTGGTGATGCGGCAGAGTCCTCGGCAGAGTTGGAGCGCATGAAGGCCTTGGTGGGACCGGAAACCTCGCCAGAAAATCGGGCTTGGGTCGACATCGTGGAAGCACGTTTTCTGGTGATCGCCGACAAAAGTCTCGACCGCGCGGTGGACGTCCTTCGGCGCTCCGAAGCCTATGTGCGCGATTCCGGTACGGTGGATATCAATCTCAAGCGTCGCTGGCTCAATCAGGCCTTCACTGCCACCTATGAACTCGGTCGTTACGATGAGGCGAAGCCGTTGCTCGACGAGCTGGTCACGGCTTCCGAGACCGCGGGAAGCGCCCAGGGCCGGGCCACGGCGGCGCTCTTCCAAACCCTTTTCGCGATCACCACCAACCTCCCGACGTCTGCTGTCCGCGAGGCCGCTGTCACGAACGCGGAGCGAAGCCTGGAGTTGAGCCAGGCGGCTGGTGTTGCTCCTTTGGAAGCCAGGTCGCTTCGATTGCTCGGCCAGCTCCGGGGCGGCGACGAGGGCCGTCGTCACTTTGCACGGTGCCTTGAGTTGACGAGGGACTCCGCCGGCCTGGCGAGATTGCGCGTGGACTGCCTGTCCGCTCTTGCGGTCTCGGAGGCTCGCGACGGCGATCCGAACGCATGGTCCCGAATCGTCGAAGCGCAGCAAGTGGTCGAAGGGCTCGACGATGATTGGCCGCGCCTGACCTTGGAGCGGGCCGCTGCTCGAGTCCTTTGGTTACAGGGTCATCGGGAGCGCGGATGGAATGCGGGTCTCAAGATTCTGGATCGATTGGAAGAGTTGCGCGACGCTCAGTCCGGAGACAGCGGCAGAGTTGGTGTTCTCGCGGCTCGCTGGGAGCCGTACCTATGGCTCGCCGGCGAGTTGCTCGCCGGCCGAAGTGAGACCGATCGAATCGAACTGGAACGGGCCTTCCAGGTGATCGAGCGGATGCGGGGTCGGGTGCTGCTCGACAGCTTGGCCGAATCACGCTCGGAGAGGCCGCAAGAACCGGCGTCCCTGGCCTCGGTAGAGCGCGAGTTGGAGGAGCACGAGGCCATGCTGTCGTTTCAATTCTCCGTCGAGAGAGACGTCTTCGGCCGATCCGTCGGAGGTTCCTGGGTGATCGTCTCAACCCACGACGGGAGTCGAGCCATCCGGTTGGAGGATCGCCTGAAAGTCGAGCCGCCAATCGGAGACCTGGTGCGACTGAAGCGGTTGGATGAAGCGCCCGAAGTCTTGCAGTTGCTTCATGGGCAGTTGCTCGCGAAGGCACTGGCGACTCTGCCGGCGGCGGTTGAACACTTGATTCTGGTGCTCGATGGAGAGCTGCATCGGATTCCGTTCGAAGCCTTGCGAGCTTCCCCTGACCCGAGCGCGTCCCTCGTGAACCGGTTTCGCATTTCCTATCAGCCATCGGCCACCCTTTGGCTGAAGTGGCGGACCCTGCCTGTCGAGATGAAGCCGCCACTCTCCGTCCTCGCACTGGCCGATCCGATGCTTCCCGTATCGGATCCAGTGCCTGGGTTGAAGGGCTTGAGGGGGCGACCGGATTGTCGGGATCTTCCTCCGCTCCTTCACGCCAGGGAGGAGGGGCGCCAGGTGTTGAAGAGCCTGGGTATGGGCCGCCTGTGGATAGGAGTCGACGCATCGGAAGCGGCTCTCAAGGCGGAGCCGCTCAGCGAACACTCGCTCATCCATTTTGCCGCCCATGCGTGCACCTTGCCGAGTCGCCCGGAAGCCTCAGCGATTCTGTTGGCGGCGGGCGATGCCCAGCAAGACGGACACCTCCGGCCCGCTGACATTTTGGAACTCGACAATCTGCCGCCGATGATCGTTTTGGCCGCCTGCCGAACGGCCGATGGAAGGGTAGTCCGAGGTGAAGGGGTGATGAGCCTCGTCCGGTCGTTCTTTGAAGCTGGCGCGAGGGTGGTGGTAGCCAGCCAGCGGGATCTACCGGACTATGAGTCCTCCCTGATTTTCTCCGCGGTCTACCGCCATCTGAGCGAGGGCTTGAGCGTCGGGGAAGCGCTCCAACGGGTGCAGCGGGAGCGCATCCGAGCTGGCGCTCCGTCCGCCGGTTGGGGTTCCCTCCGGGTTCTCGGAGATGCTGACTGGGTGCCTTTCCCAGGCGGCATCTCCGTTCCGAGAGAGTCGGGACATCTGGAATGGATCCTCGCCATCGCTCTCGCCCTTCTGGCCGTTGGGGCTTTGGTGGTTCTCTGGCGGCAAAGGCGAGCGCGAGATCGCTAG